A single Nocardioides bizhenqiangii DNA region contains:
- a CDS encoding acyltransferase domain-containing protein: protein MLVIVAPGQGAQTPGFLRPWLAEPTFAARFDWLSTVASIDLAHYGTEADEEQIRDTRIAQPLLVASTLVTALELFPHPADAYTKLGAVAGHSVGEIAAATGARVISAEQAMVLVRERGRAMADAAAATPTGMTAVLGGDRDDVLAAIERHGLVAANDNGPGQVVAAGTLEQLAAFADDAPAKAKLRPLSVAGAFHTPHMAPAVEHVAGLARSVSVHDPRTRFISNRDGSVIHDGAKVLSRIVGQIARPVRWDLCLETMADLGVTGIIEMPPAGTLTGIAKRYFRGRDMTVETFALDSPDQLDAARDFCIKHGEASPIETSPTWRMVVSPVKGVFHRDERAADAGLLAPGVTIGDVASLRDRISVTSSHGGQVVEWLVEDGDLVAPGQPLLRLHPAGGAA, encoded by the coding sequence GTGCTCGTCATCGTGGCTCCCGGGCAGGGAGCACAAACCCCCGGCTTCCTCCGTCCCTGGTTGGCGGAGCCGACCTTCGCCGCGCGCTTCGACTGGCTGTCAACGGTCGCGAGCATCGATCTCGCCCACTACGGCACGGAGGCCGACGAGGAGCAGATCCGCGACACCCGCATCGCCCAGCCGCTCCTCGTGGCCTCCACCCTGGTCACGGCGCTCGAGCTGTTCCCCCACCCGGCGGACGCCTACACGAAGCTCGGCGCCGTCGCCGGGCACAGCGTCGGCGAGATCGCGGCCGCCACCGGCGCCCGGGTGATCAGTGCCGAGCAGGCGATGGTGCTGGTGCGCGAGCGTGGCCGGGCGATGGCCGACGCCGCGGCGGCCACCCCGACCGGCATGACCGCCGTCCTCGGTGGCGATCGCGACGACGTGCTCGCCGCGATCGAGCGGCACGGCCTGGTCGCCGCCAACGACAACGGACCCGGCCAGGTGGTTGCCGCCGGCACGCTGGAGCAGCTCGCGGCGTTCGCCGACGACGCCCCCGCCAAGGCCAAGCTGCGGCCGCTCTCGGTCGCCGGAGCCTTCCACACCCCGCACATGGCACCGGCGGTGGAGCACGTGGCCGGCCTCGCCCGCTCGGTGTCGGTGCACGATCCGCGCACCCGGTTCATCTCCAACCGCGACGGCAGTGTCATCCACGACGGCGCGAAGGTGCTGAGCCGGATCGTCGGTCAGATCGCACGCCCGGTGCGCTGGGACCTGTGCCTCGAGACGATGGCCGACCTCGGCGTGACCGGCATCATCGAGATGCCGCCGGCGGGGACCCTCACCGGCATCGCCAAGCGCTACTTCCGCGGTCGCGACATGACCGTGGAGACGTTCGCGCTCGACTCCCCCGACCAGCTCGACGCCGCCCGCGACTTCTGCATCAAGCACGGCGAGGCCTCCCCCATCGAGACCAGCCCGACCTGGCGGATGGTCGTCTCCCCCGTCAAGGGCGTCTTCCACCGCGACGAGCGGGCGGCCGACGCAGGGCTGCTGGCGCCGGGTGTGACGATCGGCGACGTGGCCAGCCTGCGTGACCGGATCTCGGTCACCTCCTCCCACGGCGGCCAGGTCGTCGAGTGGCTCGTCGAGGATGGCGACCTCGTCGCACCCGGTCAGCCGCTGCTGCGGCTCCACCCCGCGGGCGGCGCGGCATGA
- a CDS encoding PucR family transcriptional regulator, which produces MSRPPNPRARAVKKLRSASGRLSTAATRRMESDLPWFAELSAEERSWVGLIVQAGIHDFIAWFKQDSASPRFDQAPEANLFGVAPPALAGTIPLHQTVELIRLTIEVVEQSLESILDPDDVSDTHDAVLLYAREAAFATAEVYARAAEVRGAWDARLEALVVDAVLRDETDDAVLSRASAVGWGARGNVAVVLGAVPAEHTEAGVVDAVRRAARAAGMDALGAVQGHRLVAILGGVSDPEKAARAVVDLYGDGPVVVGPVAADLGHAYLSAQSATAGLRAAVGWPEAPRPVLSEDLLPERILDGDEWARMEAIDQVYEPLAQARGTLVETLSAYFANGAAIEPTARALFVHPNTVRYRLGQVADLTGLTPSRPRDALTLQLALALGRL; this is translated from the coding sequence GTGTCCCGACCACCGAACCCGCGGGCGCGCGCGGTCAAGAAGCTGCGCAGCGCGTCCGGGCGGCTCAGCACCGCCGCGACCAGGCGGATGGAGTCCGACCTCCCGTGGTTCGCCGAGCTCAGCGCCGAGGAGCGCTCCTGGGTCGGGCTGATCGTCCAGGCGGGCATCCACGACTTCATCGCCTGGTTCAAGCAGGACAGCGCCTCGCCGCGCTTCGACCAGGCTCCGGAGGCGAACCTCTTCGGGGTCGCGCCGCCGGCGCTGGCGGGCACCATCCCGCTGCACCAGACCGTCGAGCTGATCCGGCTCACGATCGAGGTCGTCGAGCAGAGCCTCGAGAGCATCCTCGATCCCGACGACGTCAGCGACACGCACGACGCCGTGCTGCTCTACGCCCGCGAGGCGGCGTTCGCGACAGCGGAGGTCTACGCCCGGGCGGCCGAGGTCCGCGGCGCGTGGGACGCCCGGCTGGAGGCGCTGGTCGTCGATGCCGTGCTGCGGGACGAGACCGACGACGCCGTGCTCTCCCGCGCCAGCGCCGTCGGCTGGGGTGCGCGCGGCAACGTGGCCGTGGTGCTCGGCGCCGTACCGGCCGAGCACACCGAGGCCGGCGTGGTCGACGCCGTACGGCGCGCGGCCCGTGCCGCGGGGATGGATGCGCTCGGCGCCGTGCAGGGCCACCGGCTGGTCGCGATCCTGGGCGGGGTGAGCGACCCGGAGAAGGCCGCGCGAGCGGTCGTCGACCTCTACGGGGACGGTCCGGTGGTCGTCGGCCCGGTCGCGGCCGACCTGGGCCATGCCTACCTGTCGGCACAGTCCGCGACCGCGGGGCTGCGGGCGGCGGTCGGCTGGCCGGAGGCACCAAGACCGGTGCTGAGCGAGGACCTCCTTCCCGAGCGGATCCTCGACGGCGACGAGTGGGCGCGGATGGAGGCGATCGACCAGGTCTACGAGCCGCTGGCCCAGGCGCGCGGCACGCTCGTCGAGACACTGTCGGCGTACTTCGCCAACGGCGCCGCCATCGAACCGACCGCCCGCGCGCTGTTCGTCCACCCCAACACCGTGCGCTACCGGCTCGGCCAGGTCGCGGACCTGACCGGTCTGACCCCCTCGCGACCCCGGGACGCACTCACCCTGCAGCTCGCCTTGGCCCTGGGGCGTTTGTAG
- a CDS encoding alpha/beta fold hydrolase, with protein MRSKGDATAEVEFVTVHGKRRAFVRTGSGPALLLLHGLACDRTTWDRVIPLLARKYTVIAPDLLGHGLSDKPRADYTLGGYANGMRDLLTVLGIDKVTVVGHSFGGGVAMQFAYQFPERTQRVMLVASGGLGSEVTPLIKLVQAPGWEAAMRVLTIPGLRHLETTTLRALASYGGGPLRKYTRDLDEAATIVESWRDRRTRFAVRHLVRAVIDWRGQIVTMSDRAYLTEAMPMAVVWGRDDQVIPVRHSSNVAALVPDASVTVLPDSGHFPHRDHPEEFVRLLDRFVATTAPSVYSRARFRRMLSHGTARGPRLVTAADTA; from the coding sequence ATGCGGAGCAAGGGGGATGCCACCGCCGAGGTCGAGTTTGTCACCGTCCACGGCAAGCGGCGTGCGTTCGTGAGGACCGGTTCCGGTCCGGCCCTGCTGCTCCTGCACGGTCTCGCCTGCGATCGCACCACCTGGGACCGGGTGATCCCGCTCCTGGCGAGGAAGTACACGGTCATCGCGCCCGACCTGCTCGGGCACGGCCTGTCCGACAAGCCGCGGGCCGACTACACCCTCGGCGGCTACGCCAACGGCATGCGCGACCTGCTCACGGTCCTCGGGATCGACAAGGTGACAGTGGTCGGGCACAGCTTCGGCGGCGGGGTCGCCATGCAGTTCGCCTACCAGTTCCCCGAGCGCACGCAGCGGGTGATGCTGGTGGCGAGCGGTGGCCTGGGCTCCGAGGTGACGCCGCTGATCAAGCTGGTCCAGGCGCCCGGCTGGGAAGCCGCCATGCGCGTCCTCACGATCCCCGGTCTCCGGCACCTCGAGACGACCACCCTGCGCGCCTTGGCGTCGTACGGCGGCGGCCCGCTGCGCAAGTACACCCGCGATCTCGACGAGGCGGCCACCATCGTCGAGTCGTGGCGCGACCGTCGTACCCGGTTCGCCGTCCGGCACCTGGTGCGCGCGGTCATCGACTGGCGCGGCCAGATCGTCACCATGTCCGACCGCGCCTACCTGACGGAGGCGATGCCGATGGCGGTCGTGTGGGGAAGGGACGACCAGGTCATCCCGGTCCGGCACTCGAGCAACGTTGCGGCGTTGGTCCCGGACGCGTCCGTCACCGTGCTCCCCGACTCCGGCCACTTCCCGCACCGCGACCATCCGGAGGAGTTCGTCCGGCTGCTCGACCGGTTCGTGGCGACGACCGCCCCCTCGGTCTACAGCCGGGCGAGGTTCCGCCGGATGCTGAGCCACGGCACCGCGCGGGGGCCGCGGCTCGTCACCGCCGCCGACACGGCCTGA